In the genome of Denticeps clupeoides chromosome 13, fDenClu1.1, whole genome shotgun sequence, one region contains:
- the prrg1 gene encoding transmembrane gamma-carboxyglutamic acid protein 1 gives MGTVFLPANAAHSVLHRSRRANFLLEELKQGSIERECREELCNYEEAREAFENDEKTTRFWDEYVRETNPNNGPDSIMGGIQSLYLIIPLLLILLLIVTVTVTVWRCHTRKRSRRGPGAGRSHRDPTLSIVSMDQWGRDFHSDMSPHSELSAQSSPAYPGGDVTPGRSSAGDPPPSYEEAVGHENVHVEAEPPPQYNDIIGQKK, from the exons ATGGGGACAG tgttCCTGCCGGCGAACGCGGCTCACTCCGTACTGCACAGGTCACGCAGGGCCAACTTCTTActggaggagctgaagcagGGGAGTATAGAGAGGGAATGCCGGGAAGAGCTCTGCAACTACGAGGAAGCCAGGGAGGCCTTCGAGAATGATGAGAAAACG ACGCGGTTCTGGGATGAGTACGTCCGTGAGACCAACCCAAACAACGGCCCAGACTCCATTATGGGTGGGATCCAGTCACTCTACCTGATCATACCACTGCTGCTCATACTGCTGCTGATTGTCACCGTCACCGTCACGGTGTGGAGGTGTCACACACGCAAGCGATCCCGTCGTGGCCCCGGGGCAGGAAGATCCCACAGGGACCCCACCCTCTCAATTGTCTCAATGGACCAGTGGGGACGGGACTTTCATTCCGACATGAGTCCACATTCGGAGCTGAGTGCCCAGAGCAGTCCTGCGTACCCCGGCGGCGACGTCACGCCCGGGCGTAGCAGTGCTGGAGACCCGCCCCCTTCCTATGAGGAAGCAGTAGGCCACGAGAACGTGCACGTCGAGGCGGAGCCGCCGCCCCAGTACAACGACATCATCGGTCAGAAAAAGTAA
- the cpox gene encoding oxygen-dependent coproporphyrinogen-III oxidase, mitochondrial — protein MSSVAVIAVKRSAASAFGKTTSRSGPKWLPRSMGVRFMSHGTSVPAGQWRRTGAFLVAGAAAFAGAAVGIGRFQRAEMASRVWPNELAEVDIAETCKSFMSPPVSDVDVLQQRRGEMSTRMEMLIMQTQVDFCRALEEVDGGTFKVDRWKRTEGGGGISCVMQDGKVFEKAGVNVSVVSGNLTEEAAKQMRSRGKVLKGRDGKLPFIAMGVSSVIHPKNPHIPTVHFNYRYFEIEEADGSKQWWFGGGTDLTPVYVDQEDAALFHGVLKQACAKHHPRYYPDFKKWCDKYFYVRHRGETRGIGGIFFDDLDSPDQEEVFNFVKSCAQTVVPCYLPIVRKHLNDPFTPEEKDWQQVRRGRYVEFNLVYDRGVKFGLATPGSRIESILMSLPLTARWEYMHEPKKGSKEAAMLEVLRNPREWI, from the exons ATGTCGTCCGTCGCGGTCATCGCGGTAAAGAGGAGTGCGGCCTCCGCTTTTGGGAAGACAACATCCCGTTCTGGTCCGAAATGGTTGCCTAGGAGCATGGGGGTCAGGTTCATGTCTCATGGGACAAGTGTCCCTGCAGGTCAGTGGAGGAGGACCGGCGCGTTTTTGGTGGCGGGTGCCGCAGCATTTGCCGGGGCAGCGGTCGGTATCGGTCGCTTCCAGAGGGCTGAAATGGCATCGCGAGTCTGGCCTAATGAGCTGGCCGAGGTGGACATCGCTGAGACGTGCAAGTCCTTCATGTCCCCCCCGGTCTCCGACGTGGACGTGCTGCAGCAGAGGAGAGGTGAGATGAGCACCAGGATGGAGATGCTGATCATGCAGACGCAGGTGGACTTCTGCCGGGCTTTGGAAGAGGTGGATGGTGGCACTTTCAAAGTGGATCGGTGGAAAAGGACAGAGG GCGGTGGAGGTATCAGCTGTGTCATGCAGGACGGCAAGGTTTTCGAGAAGGCTGGAGTGAACGTGTCCGTCGTCTCTGGGAACCTCACAGAGGAAGCCGCCAAGCAGATGCGCAGCCGTGGCAAAGTGCTGAAGGGAAGAGACG GAAAGCTGCCATTCATCGCGATGGGCGTGAGTTCGGTTATCCACCCCAAAAACCCCCACATTCCCACGGTGCATTTCAACTACAGATACTTTGAAATCGAAGAGGCGGACG GCTCGAAGCAGTGGTGGTTCGGTGGAGGAACGGACCTGACGCCGGTCTACGTTGACCAGGAAGATGCTGCTCTATTCCATGGCGTCCTGAAGCAGGCCTGTGCGAAGCACCATCCCCGATACTACCCCGACTTCAAGAAGTG GTGTGACAAATACTTCTACGTTCGCCACAGAGGAGAGACCCGTGGCATAGGGGGCATCTTCTTCGATGACTTGGACTCACCCGACCAGGAGGAGGTTTTTAACTTTGTGAAGAGCTGTGCACAGACTGTGGTGCCATGCTACCTACCCATCGTGCGCAAGCACCTTAACGACCCCTTCACCCCCGAGGAGAAAGACTGGCAGCAGGTCCGACGAGGCCG GTATGTGGAGTTTAACTTGGTTTATGACAGAGGGGTGAAGTTTGGACTGGCAACTCCTGGCTCCAGAATTGAGAGCATCCTCATGTCCTTACCTCTTACAGCCAG ATGGGAGTACATGCATGAGCCGAAGAAAGGTTCCAAAGAGGCAGCAATGTTGGAGGTTCTGCGGAACCCTAGAGAATGGATCTGA
- the ccdc181 gene encoding coiled-coil domain-containing protein 181, translated as MTHKTQEEYEDDFEKDLDWLISEEEKSEDQDHEYEDIETQIDKELEEEEETLKRSDDRTHEEPENTSEEDEDRWPTPMEPVLEPDSDLISPSPLAPEGELDEEKKYILEKIEQANRQLQTQEAPDLTRRRRLQFKDTLVDLVVPALDNGSESGLSMVQADCDSPSPLSGAELNEDVSGRMLNLKITDHDNGSATDTIREGQAGSGKEGRVLVEKDGKFDFVSLKEVESHGLLPPLSSCASDNPHASLRQNSFSHIKSPSPSLRSNSSSTQFTGTETLFMPKPPPKSRNRPNSAVHSHRVPARPGTNRRVQSASSAPSQATFTLTPQQKEHLLRLQQRREKMAREEELRKREEEDQKKQENELAFKAWLMKKREQQQEERRVQRAQEMERMSCNKEFCDPNEAYKVWLQRKHEQQLKEKHLQDMKKLELESGFYFHNREECEKAFKMWLRRKRAEKRAEKLAARERSRRLVLEERRNRRMQDLLCTVNEAKTFRFSDAYGSCL; from the exons ATGACCCACAAAACTCAGGAGGAGTATGAGGACGACTTTGAAAAAGATCTGGACTGGCTTATCAGTGAGGAGGAGAAGAGCGAGGACCAG GACCATGAATATGAGGACATTGAGACACAAATAGATAAAGAgcttgaggaggaagaagaaacatTGAAAAGGTCTGATGACAGGACACATGAAGAGCCAGAGAATACGtcggaggaggatgaagatagGTGGCCCACTCCGATGGAGCCAGTGTTGGAGCCAGACAGTGACCTCATCTCCCCATCTCCTCTGGCACCTGAAGGAGAGCTGGATGAGGAGAAGAAGTACATCTTGGAGAAGATTGAGCAGGCCAACCGGCAATTGCAGACCCAAGAAGCCCCAGATCTCACTCGCCGCAGGCGGCTTCAGTTCAAGGACACACTGGTGGACTTGGTAGTGCCAGCACTGGACAATGGATCTGAAAGTGGCCTCAGTATGGTCCAGGCAGATTGTGACAGTCCCAGTCCTCTCAGCGGTGCTGAGTTAAATGAGGATGTTTCAGGGAGGATGTTGAATCTTAAGATCACAGACCATGATAATGGCTCTGCCACAGACACCATCAGGGAAGGACAGGCAGGGAGTGGGAAAGAAGGTCGTGTGTTGGTGGAGAAAGATGGGAAGTTTGACTTTGTGAGTCTGAAGGAGGTGGAGAGTCATGGTTTGTTGCCTCCTTTATCTTCATGTGCTAGTGACAACCCCCATGCCTCTCTTCGGCAGAACAGTTTCAGTCACATTAAAAGTCCCTCCCCTTCACTAAGGTCAAACTCAAGCTCCACTCAGTTCACAGGAACTGAAACCCTGTTTATGCCCAAGCCTCCACCAAAGTCAAGGAACAGACCAAACTCGGCCGTTCATAGCCACAGGGTTCCGGCAAGGCCGGGCACCAACCGCAGAGTGCAGTCTGCCAGCTCTGCACCCTCACAGGCCACCTTCACCCTCACACCTCAGCAGAAGGAGCATCTGCTCAGACTGCAGCAGAGGAGGGAGAAAATGGCCAGAGAG GAAGAGCTGCGGAaacgggaggaggaggaccagAAGAAGCAGGAAAATGAGCTGGCCTTTAAGGCGTGGCTCATGAAAAAGCGGGAGCAGCAGCAAGAGGAGAGAAGGGTCCAGAGGGCTCaagagatggagagaatgaGTTGCAAT AAGGAGTTCTGTGACCCAAATGAGGCCTATAAAGTGTGGCTGCAGCGCAAACATGAGCAACAGTTGAAAGAGAAACATCTGCAGGACATGAAGAAATTGGAACTGGAGAGTGGCTTCTACTTTCACAACCGTGAGGAGTGTGAGAAGGCTTTTAAAAT GTGGCTGAGACGTAAAAGAGCGGAGAAGAGGGCTGAGAAACTGGCGGCTCGAGAACGTTCCCGTAGATTGGTGCTAGAAGAACGGCGGAACAGGCGCATGCAAGACCTGCTGTGCACCGTCAACGAGGCGAAGACATTCCGCTTCTCTGATGCCTATGGCTCCTGCTTGTGA